Part of the bacterium genome, TCAAGAAGCATTAGGTTGGTTGCAATATTAAGTATAACCACATCTATATCATTGTCTTTTCAAAATCCGACAAATGTCAGCGTGAATATCAAATTTTAAATTGAAATATAATTCCTTTTCTTCTTTACAAAGAAAAACAGCTACATCTATATCGCTTAAGGGGGTTAAATCATCTCTGGCTGCTGAGCCAAAAAGATATGCAAACTTGATATAATCTTTATATTTTTCAAAGACAAGATGAAGCTTATTTGCAATATTATTTAAAATCATTTTCTAAATAATACAACAATCCAAAATAAATTGCAACTAGTAGTCTACTACATTTCAATTGATGGATAAAGTTTTTTTAATTTAATGCGTGCATCAGGGGTAGTAAATCGCCAA contains:
- a CDS encoding nucleotidyltransferase domain-containing protein, whose translation is MILNNIANKLHLVFEKYKDYIKFAYLFGSAARDDLTPLSDIDVAVFLCKEEKELYFNLKFDIHADICRILKRQ